A region of Deinococcus rubellus DNA encodes the following proteins:
- a CDS encoding RNA-guided endonuclease InsQ/TnpB family protein, with the protein MLSAKLKLRHTPEQKAALDAVALAYRDGLNFASQTAFDLGKTTSVPKLHKETYSVLRQRFGLGAQLACTAERQVTAAYKTQWTKAKQNQKAREKGFTKRRYKGLDDPMKFVSRTLEYQHGRDYSWKKDGKVSVGTLDGRLQLEFDGYQKHLDYIAQGAETGAAKLYYRKSKKQYYLIVALIIELPDPVPADHKTVVGVDVGQRYHFVATDMNGQSLFEKGAAVCQKKDQFARARKSLQRKGTRSATRRLVSLLGRERRFVADRNHVLSKMLLTRFPDSIFGLEDLTNIRERTEGRSNPSASKKAKRAKRRRSQWSFAELQFNLAYKAPLFGSLAVKVDANYTSQACPRCGHTSKGNRPNAGLMFDCEVCGHKGHSDRVASVNIALRTLLVRQDWMSMGALSMRPDVSDVEVKAARLSKYAELRWNPDPNA; encoded by the coding sequence ATGCTGAGCGCGAAACTGAAATTGCGGCACACCCCAGAGCAGAAGGCCGCTCTGGACGCCGTGGCGTTGGCGTACCGCGATGGCCTGAACTTCGCGTCCCAGACCGCCTTTGATCTGGGGAAAACCACCTCTGTTCCCAAACTCCATAAGGAAACGTACAGCGTCCTGCGGCAACGCTTTGGACTGGGGGCACAACTCGCCTGCACTGCCGAGCGCCAAGTCACCGCCGCGTACAAAACGCAGTGGACGAAGGCCAAGCAGAATCAGAAGGCTCGCGAAAAGGGCTTTACCAAGCGACGCTACAAAGGACTGGATGACCCCATGAAGTTTGTCAGCCGCACGCTGGAATACCAGCATGGGCGCGACTACTCGTGGAAGAAGGATGGCAAAGTCAGTGTTGGCACGCTTGATGGACGCCTGCAACTTGAGTTTGACGGCTACCAGAAGCACCTTGACTACATCGCGCAGGGTGCGGAAACCGGCGCGGCCAAACTCTATTACCGGAAGTCGAAAAAACAGTATTACTTGATCGTCGCTCTGATCATTGAGCTTCCTGACCCCGTTCCCGCTGACCATAAAACGGTTGTCGGAGTGGACGTGGGGCAGCGGTATCACTTCGTCGCCACCGACATGAACGGGCAGAGCCTGTTCGAGAAGGGGGCGGCAGTCTGTCAGAAAAAAGACCAGTTCGCTCGTGCAAGAAAATCCCTCCAGCGCAAAGGCACCCGTTCCGCGACTCGCCGTTTGGTGAGCTTGTTGGGACGGGAAAGACGGTTCGTCGCTGATCGCAACCATGTTCTGAGCAAGATGCTGTTGACCCGCTTCCCAGACTCGATCTTCGGTCTGGAAGACTTGACCAACATCCGTGAACGCACCGAAGGACGGAGTAACCCAAGCGCCAGCAAGAAGGCGAAGCGGGCCAAACGTCGCCGTAGTCAGTGGTCGTTCGCGGAGTTGCAGTTCAACCTGGCCTACAAAGCTCCGCTGTTTGGGAGTTTGGCGGTCAAGGTGGATGCCAATTACACCAGCCAAGCATGTCCCAGGTGCGGCCATACCTCTAAGGGGAATAGGCCTAACGCTGGGTTGATGTTTGACTGTGAAGTGTGTGGTCATAAGGGTCACTCAGATCGGGTTGCGAGTGTAAATATTGCTTTACGAACGTTGCTTGTCCGGCAAGACTGGATGAGCATGGGTGCCTTATCGATGCGCCCTGATGTGTCGGATGTTGAAGTCAAAGCCGCTCGCTTATCCAAGTACGCGGAACTGCGATGGAATCCAGACCCAAATGCGTGA
- a CDS encoding GMC family oxidoreductase, producing the protein MESEMKAALTDLDVLVIGTGAGGAPLLARLASSGLRVAALEAGVRHKPAEMPTDEVAQASLFWMDERLSAGNDPLAFGRNNSGRGVGGSTLHYTAYTPRAQPDDFRLFQEFGQGVDWPLDYGDLVPYYDEVEAFLGVSGPADYPWGPPRSQPYPHPALPLGGAARLMERACQELGLRTSPAANAALSRPQEQEGYGLRPACSNRGFCQAGCSTGAKASLDVTYLALAEARGAVIVSGVQVTALIREGGRVVGAQYQRGDQTLSVRARRVVLAAGAIETPRLLMLSDMARGSGQVGRNFMAHVGVQVWGLVDDDLRPYKGIPGGLISEDTHRVPGLVGGYLLQSLGVMPVTYATQYARGGGVWGAALTEHLSQYNHVAGINVLGECLPYERNFLELSDELDARGLPKPRVHFSFGDNERRMTAHAEALMRELWAKIGAREVWALPRAAHTLGTARMGSDPASSVTDPFGRVHDEPGLWICDNSTFPSSLSVNPGLTQMALSLRSADALIGDLSA; encoded by the coding sequence ATGGAAAGTGAGATGAAGGCGGCGCTCACAGACCTCGACGTGCTGGTGATCGGCACCGGAGCGGGCGGCGCGCCGCTGCTGGCGCGGCTGGCCTCGTCAGGGCTGCGGGTGGCTGCACTCGAAGCCGGAGTGCGCCACAAGCCTGCCGAGATGCCCACCGACGAGGTGGCCCAGGCCAGCCTTTTCTGGATGGACGAGCGACTCTCGGCAGGCAACGACCCGCTGGCCTTCGGGCGCAACAACTCCGGGCGTGGAGTGGGCGGCTCGACGCTGCACTACACCGCCTACACACCGCGTGCCCAGCCCGACGACTTCCGGCTCTTTCAGGAGTTCGGGCAGGGCGTGGACTGGCCGCTGGACTACGGCGACCTCGTGCCGTACTACGACGAGGTGGAAGCATTCCTGGGCGTCTCCGGCCCGGCGGACTATCCGTGGGGACCGCCCCGGAGTCAACCGTACCCGCACCCGGCGCTGCCACTGGGCGGCGCGGCGCGGCTGATGGAACGCGCCTGCCAGGAACTGGGCCTGCGGACCTCCCCGGCGGCCAACGCCGCGCTGAGCCGTCCGCAAGAACAGGAAGGTTACGGCCTGCGCCCCGCCTGCTCCAACCGGGGCTTTTGTCAGGCGGGCTGCTCGACGGGGGCCAAGGCCAGCCTCGACGTGACTTACCTGGCGCTGGCCGAGGCGCGCGGGGCCGTCATCGTCAGCGGCGTGCAGGTCACCGCCCTGATCCGCGAGGGAGGCCGGGTGGTCGGAGCGCAGTACCAGCGGGGTGACCAGACCCTGAGCGTGCGGGCCAGGCGGGTCGTGCTGGCCGCCGGGGCCATCGAGACACCCCGGTTACTGATGCTCAGCGATATGGCAAGGGGCAGCGGGCAGGTGGGGCGCAACTTCATGGCCCACGTGGGCGTGCAGGTCTGGGGCCTGGTCGACGACGATCTACGTCCCTACAAGGGCATTCCCGGCGGCCTGATCAGCGAGGATACCCACCGGGTACCGGGGCTGGTGGGCGGCTACCTGCTCCAGTCGCTGGGCGTCATGCCGGTGACCTACGCCACCCAGTACGCGCGCGGCGGCGGGGTGTGGGGCGCGGCCCTGACCGAGCACCTGAGCCAGTACAACCACGTCGCCGGAATCAACGTGCTGGGCGAGTGCCTGCCATATGAGCGCAACTTCCTGGAACTCTCAGACGAGCTGGACGCCCGTGGGCTGCCCAAGCCGCGCGTCCACTTCAGTTTTGGCGACAACGAGCGACGCATGACCGCCCACGCCGAGGCCCTGATGCGCGAGCTGTGGGCCAAGATCGGGGCGCGCGAGGTCTGGGCGCTGCCGCGCGCGGCCCATACCCTCGGCACCGCCCGGATGGGCAGCGACCCGGCCAGCAGCGTCACCGATCCGTTTGGGCGGGTTCACGACGAGCCGGGCCTGTGGATCTGCGACAACTCCACCTTTCCCAGTTCGCTGAGCGTCAATCCCGGCCTGACCCAGATGGCGCTGAGCCTGCGCTCCGCCGACGCCCTCATTGGCGACCTCAGCGCGTGA
- a CDS encoding alpha/beta fold hydrolase codes for MSGPTPALPLALIHGFGTSGRLWRRVRERLASPTEVLTPDLLGFGNAAALGRDGQMTGDMAEHLAGVLRASGSGPYRLAAHSMGGKVALLLAARHPALVAELLLIAPSPAGPEPMGDEDRAQLRAAWGDPVALEKQYRHISRQPLPEQDLYQLVSDGLRASRDAWEAWTDVGSREDIGGELGTLAVPVTVLFSEDDPAIGPEVIRDEVLAKLAGTQGQPIKGSGHLIPLEVPQSVLTALGE; via the coding sequence GTGAGCGGGCCGACACCTGCCCTGCCACTGGCACTGATCCACGGTTTCGGCACCTCCGGGCGACTGTGGCGGCGGGTACGTGAGCGGTTGGCCTCCCCCACTGAGGTACTCACCCCCGATCTACTGGGCTTCGGGAACGCCGCCGCGCTGGGCCGGGACGGGCAAATGACGGGCGACATGGCCGAGCATCTGGCAGGCGTGCTGCGGGCCTCGGGCAGTGGGCCGTACCGGCTGGCGGCGCATTCGATGGGCGGCAAGGTGGCGCTACTGCTGGCCGCCCGCCACCCGGCACTGGTGGCCGAGTTGCTGCTGATCGCGCCCTCGCCGGCCGGCCCCGAGCCGATGGGCGACGAGGACCGGGCGCAGCTCCGCGCCGCCTGGGGAGACCCGGTGGCGCTGGAAAAGCAGTACCGCCATATCAGCCGTCAGCCGCTGCCTGAGCAGGATTTGTACCAACTCGTCAGCGACGGCCTGCGGGCCAGCCGCGACGCCTGGGAAGCCTGGACCGACGTGGGCAGCCGCGAGGACATCGGCGGTGAGTTGGGCACCCTGGCTGTGCCGGTCACGGTGCTCTTCTCGGAAGACGACCCGGCTATTGGCCCAGAGGTCATCCGCGACGAGGTACTGGCGAAGCTGGCGGGGACGCAGGGTCAGCCGATCAAAGGCAGCGGCCACCTGATTCCGCTCGAAGTGCCGCAAAGCGTGCTGACAGCGCTGGGGGAATGA
- a CDS encoding GNAT family N-acetyltransferase: MPPHLPSPAELAEFSLATQHPLTLQWLDDQTRLKRFVRIHGFDLQLAADLELAGQRAGFFKVGQDAQAFLNRWASVPPDLHAMLSIRFQGLDVTRPFVDASLLSRPLTELDLPALAEVAREVYGAFRPLYLRLWSAAPDGHFPETQPDKRFLAAPISELIGANVPPELSTQPTQDLSHYAEAQAAYEAVNAGHPAHTEQAALESREDLQESLEAGTLFDVLVRGEWAGYVATTETFEADTLGLNAYVVQELILSPHFRGRGYGAALSTLLARSLPDQSRVLIGTIHAENRGAITAALLAGRVDVGGWVQVGL, encoded by the coding sequence ATGCCTCCTCACCTGCCCAGTCCTGCCGAACTCGCCGAATTCAGCCTGGCCACCCAGCACCCCCTGACCCTCCAGTGGCTGGACGATCAAACGCGCCTGAAGCGCTTTGTGAGGATTCATGGGTTCGACCTTCAACTCGCCGCCGACCTTGAACTGGCCGGGCAGCGGGCCGGGTTTTTCAAGGTGGGGCAGGACGCGCAGGCGTTTCTGAACCGCTGGGCGAGCGTGCCGCCCGACCTTCACGCCATGCTGAGCATCCGTTTTCAAGGACTGGACGTGACCAGACCCTTCGTGGACGCCTCGCTGCTCAGCCGCCCGCTGACCGAGCTGGATCTGCCCGCACTGGCGGAAGTCGCCCGCGAGGTCTACGGTGCATTCAGGCCGCTTTATCTGCGGCTGTGGAGCGCCGCGCCCGACGGGCACTTCCCCGAAACCCAGCCCGACAAGCGCTTTCTGGCCGCGCCGATCTCAGAGTTGATCGGGGCCAATGTGCCGCCAGAACTCAGCACCCAGCCCACCCAGGACCTCAGTCACTACGCCGAGGCGCAGGCCGCTTACGAAGCTGTGAACGCCGGGCACCCCGCGCACACTGAGCAGGCGGCTTTGGAGAGCAGGGAGGACTTGCAGGAGAGTCTCGAGGCCGGAACGCTCTTTGACGTGCTGGTGCGGGGCGAATGGGCCGGATACGTTGCGACCACCGAAACCTTTGAGGCCGATACGCTGGGCCTGAACGCCTACGTCGTGCAGGAGCTCATTCTCTCGCCGCACTTTCGGGGGCGCGGTTACGGCGCGGCGCTCAGCACCCTGCTGGCCCGCTCGCTTCCCGATCAAAGCCGCGTGCTGATCGGCACCATTCACGCCGAGAACCGGGGCGCGATCACGGCGGCTCTGCTGGCCGGGCGGGTAGATGTGGGAGGCTGGGTTCAGGTGGGATTGTAA
- the gatA gene encoding Asp-tRNA(Asn)/Glu-tRNA(Gln) amidotransferase subunit GatA, which yields MSSDFPTASDLAAAVQGGQDPRQAVQTARARAEADPFNALISVLSAEQIEAQAAEVSRRLAAGETLPLAGVPSVIKDNLNLIGTATTCGSRMLAHYVSPYTASAVLKLQRAGAIIVGKANMDEFAMGSSTETGAFGATLNPWDASRVPGGTSGGSAAAVVSGMVPLSLGSDTGGSVRQPAGFTGVYGFKPTYGRVSRSGLVSHASSLDQIGPFATSARDLALILDAISGHDPHDATSLDAAPNFVASLGHDLKGLRVGVISESLGGNTAGVEAALNTMLDALKELGASVGEISLPTLQHAVAAYYLISTPEASSNLARYDGMVYGTRVDASDVNTSMSSARGQNFGREVKRRILIGTYALSSGYYDAYYSKAMKVRRLIADDFNRAFGQFDILVTPTSPFPAFKRGEKVSDPVAMYAADVDTVGVSLAGLPALSVPAGFETVNGVRLPVGIQLIAPALSDEQLLTVADALERSGAVKVELSPR from the coding sequence ATGTCTTCCGATTTTCCCACCGCCTCCGACCTCGCCGCCGCTGTGCAGGGCGGCCAAGACCCCCGGCAAGCTGTCCAGACTGCCCGTGCCCGTGCCGAGGCCGATCCGTTCAATGCCCTGATCAGCGTGCTGAGCGCCGAGCAGATAGAGGCCCAGGCCGCCGAGGTATCGCGCCGCCTGGCCGCTGGTGAAACCCTGCCGCTGGCAGGCGTGCCCAGCGTTATCAAGGACAACCTGAATCTGATCGGCACCGCCACCACCTGCGGCAGCCGGATGCTGGCCCATTATGTCAGCCCCTACACCGCCAGCGCTGTGCTGAAGTTGCAGCGGGCCGGGGCGATCATCGTGGGCAAGGCCAACATGGACGAGTTTGCGATGGGGTCGAGCACCGAAACTGGCGCGTTCGGGGCCACCCTCAACCCCTGGGACGCCTCCCGCGTGCCGGGCGGCACCTCCGGCGGCAGCGCGGCGGCGGTGGTGTCCGGCATGGTGCCGCTCTCGCTCGGCTCGGATACCGGCGGCTCGGTGCGCCAGCCCGCCGGATTCACCGGGGTCTACGGGTTCAAGCCGACGTATGGGCGTGTCAGCCGCTCCGGTCTGGTGTCGCACGCCAGCAGCCTCGACCAGATCGGGCCGTTCGCGACCTCGGCCCGCGATCTGGCGCTCATTCTGGACGCCATCAGTGGGCACGACCCGCACGACGCCACCAGTCTGGACGCTGCACCCAACTTTGTGGCGTCGCTGGGCCACGACCTCAAGGGCCTGCGGGTGGGCGTCATCAGCGAGTCGCTGGGCGGCAACACGGCGGGCGTGGAGGCGGCTTTGAACACCATGCTGGACGCCCTCAAAGAACTGGGCGCGAGCGTCGGCGAGATCAGCCTGCCCACCCTCCAGCACGCCGTCGCCGCCTACTACCTGATCTCCACGCCGGAAGCCAGCAGCAACCTGGCCCGCTACGACGGCATGGTGTACGGCACGCGGGTAGACGCCTCAGACGTGAACACTTCCATGAGCTCGGCACGGGGGCAGAATTTTGGACGCGAGGTCAAGCGCCGTATCCTGATCGGCACCTACGCCCTGTCGAGCGGCTACTACGACGCCTATTACAGCAAGGCCATGAAGGTGCGCCGCCTGATCGCCGACGACTTCAACCGGGCCTTCGGGCAGTTCGACATCCTGGTAACCCCCACCAGCCCCTTTCCGGCCTTCAAACGCGGCGAGAAAGTCAGCGATCCGGTGGCCATGTACGCCGCCGACGTGGACACGGTGGGGGTCAGTCTGGCGGGGCTGCCTGCGCTGAGTGTACCCGCAGGCTTCGAGACGGTAAACGGCGTGCGCCTGCCGGTGGGGATTCAACTGATCGCTCCAGCCCTAAGCGACGAACAACTGCTGACGGTGGCCGACGCCCTGGAGCGCAGCGGAGCGGTGAAGGTGGAGCTGTCACCACGCTAA
- a CDS encoding SDR family NAD(P)-dependent oxidoreductase, whose translation MTNPVPPAAGVLSKFRLDGKTAVVTGATRGIGRALARALAEAGANIVIVGRDEQAARDVEAELGELGSQTLFVKAEITERLEVEQVLAATLERFGRVDILVNNAGTCVHRPALDVTDEEWRQVMSVNVDALWIASQVFGRQMVAQGGGNIVNIGSISAQIVNRPQWQPGYNASKAAVHQLTKSLAAEWAPHNVRVNALAPGYVKTDMAPVDDPQFKQRWIDDAPQQRAALPEELGPAVVFLASDASSFMTGSVLVLDGGYTLF comes from the coding sequence ATGACCAACCCAGTACCTCCAGCTGCCGGTGTCCTCTCCAAGTTTCGCCTGGACGGCAAAACCGCCGTCGTCACCGGAGCCACGCGGGGCATAGGCCGCGCTCTGGCCCGCGCCCTGGCTGAAGCGGGGGCCAACATCGTCATCGTGGGGCGCGACGAGCAGGCCGCCCGCGATGTGGAGGCTGAGTTGGGTGAACTCGGCAGCCAGACGCTTTTTGTCAAAGCCGAGATCACCGAGCGTCTTGAAGTGGAACAGGTGCTGGCGGCCACGCTGGAGCGCTTTGGGCGCGTGGACATTCTCGTCAACAATGCCGGGACCTGCGTTCACCGCCCAGCCCTGGACGTGACCGACGAGGAGTGGCGGCAGGTCATGAGCGTCAACGTGGACGCGCTGTGGATCGCCTCGCAGGTCTTCGGGCGGCAGATGGTAGCGCAGGGCGGCGGCAACATCGTCAACATCGGCTCGATCTCGGCGCAGATCGTCAACCGCCCGCAGTGGCAGCCCGGCTACAATGCGTCCAAGGCCGCCGTGCATCAGCTCACCAAGAGCCTGGCCGCCGAGTGGGCCCCCCACAACGTGCGGGTCAATGCGCTGGCCCCCGGCTACGTCAAGACCGATATGGCCCCGGTGGATGACCCCCAGTTCAAGCAGCGCTGGATCGACGACGCGCCGCAGCAGCGCGCTGCCCTGCCGGAAGAGCTGGGGCCAGCCGTGGTGTTTCTGGCGAGTGACGCCTCCTCATTTATGACCGGCTCGGTGCTGGTGCTGGACGGAGGCTACACGCTGTTCTGA
- the trpC gene encoding indole-3-glycerol phosphate synthase TrpC: MTPAPFSAPVELPLPRTYSAPGVLGRIVAERTQDYAGADFELGKARPRARRFHAALARPGLQLIAEVKRASPSQGAIAPLDPAQAARSYVCGGAACLSVLTEPRHFGGSPEALHAVVAAVTVPVLRKDFVVHPKMLQEAADWGAGAALLMVSVLGEDVGAYLKLAHYFGLDALVEVHDEAELDIALAAGAEIIGVNNRDLTTLAISLTNSPRLIAHARAAGYEGLLVAESGYRTRDDIASIREVADAVLVGSSLAGSGDLERAARELLA; encoded by the coding sequence ATGACGCCCGCCCCGTTTTCGGCCCCGGTTGAGTTGCCCTTGCCCAGAACCTACAGCGCTCCCGGCGTCCTGGGCCGCATCGTGGCCGAACGAACCCAGGACTACGCCGGGGCCGACTTCGAGCTGGGCAAGGCCCGCCCGCGTGCCCGGCGCTTTCACGCGGCGCTGGCCCGGCCCGGCCTGCAACTGATCGCCGAAGTCAAGCGTGCCAGCCCCAGCCAGGGAGCAATCGCGCCGCTCGACCCGGCCCAGGCGGCCCGGAGCTACGTGTGCGGCGGCGCGGCTTGCCTGAGCGTGCTGACTGAGCCGAGGCACTTCGGCGGCTCACCCGAAGCCCTGCACGCGGTGGTCGCCGCCGTGACGGTGCCGGTGCTGCGAAAGGATTTCGTCGTTCACCCGAAGATGCTTCAGGAGGCCGCCGACTGGGGTGCGGGCGCGGCGCTCCTGATGGTCAGCGTGCTGGGTGAGGACGTGGGCGCGTACCTCAAGCTGGCCCACTATTTCGGCCTGGACGCGCTGGTGGAAGTTCACGACGAGGCTGAGCTGGACATTGCTTTGGCGGCGGGCGCGGAGATCATCGGCGTCAACAACCGCGACCTCACCACGCTGGCGATCAGCCTGACCAACAGCCCGCGCCTGATCGCCCACGCTCGCGCCGCCGGGTATGAGGGCCTCCTGGTGGCCGAGAGCGGCTACCGTACGCGGGACGACATTGCCAGCATCCGCGAGGTGGCCGACGCCGTGCTGGTGGGCAGCAGTCTGGCGGGCAGCGGCGATCTGGAGCGCGCGGCGCGGGAACTGCTGGCCTGA
- the hpt gene encoding hypoxanthine phosphoribosyltransferase produces the protein MTVFQQKQLRPSDGPVQISEAQLMARVHELANQIRQDYVGLNPHLICLLNGAFLFHADLVRSLDIPLTIDFMQTSSYGDAKQTSGEVKLVKDLSFPLSGRHVLLVEDIIDTGITMNYILRYLSERGPASLKVASLLSKPSRRKVEVPVDYLGFTIPDAFVYGYGLDRAQQDRNLSFITSQK, from the coding sequence ATGACCGTGTTCCAGCAAAAACAACTGCGTCCCAGTGACGGCCCGGTGCAGATCAGCGAAGCGCAACTGATGGCCCGCGTCCATGAGCTGGCCAACCAGATCCGTCAGGATTACGTGGGCCTCAACCCGCACCTGATCTGCCTGCTCAACGGCGCGTTTCTCTTTCACGCCGATCTGGTGCGCTCGCTCGATATTCCGCTGACCATCGACTTCATGCAGACCAGCAGCTACGGCGACGCCAAGCAGACCAGTGGCGAGGTCAAGTTGGTCAAGGATCTCAGCTTCCCGCTCTCGGGCCGCCACGTGCTGCTGGTCGAGGACATCATCGACACCGGCATCACCATGAACTACATCCTGCGCTACCTCTCCGAGCGCGGCCCGGCCAGCCTCAAGGTCGCCTCACTGCTGAGCAAGCCCTCGCGACGCAAGGTGGAGGTGCCGGTGGATTACCTGGGCTTCACCATCCCCGACGCCTTCGTGTACGGCTACGGCCTGGACCGGGCGCAGCAGGACCGCAACCTGAGTTTCATCACCTCGCAAAAATAG
- the hslO gene encoding Hsp33 family molecular chaperone HslO, translated as MQDSQTSASYILRGTAAGNTLRVVAIDATQIVEEARVRHQLSKTATAALGRALSAAALLAIILGKKVDSRVNLRVQGDGPLGWLVAEGSAEGWVRGYVREPDADLPLRVSDGKLDVSGLIGKTGELAVTRLLDNAEPWTGSVELVSGELAEDVAYYLASSEQIPSAVQLGVYEEGGRVARAGGLIVQAMPGVSDETLAALEANIKTMGSFTDNLRSASLLEVMERATQGLDFVVAPQAQAAQFQCRCSRERAVASLTYFGMQERQSMMEDGGQEVVCHWCNEHYQITPGEIATLDTPEVRAQA; from the coding sequence ATGCAAGATTCACAGACTTCAGCCTCCTACATCCTGCGCGGCACAGCGGCGGGCAACACCTTACGGGTGGTGGCCATCGACGCCACGCAGATCGTCGAGGAAGCCCGCGTGCGCCACCAGCTCAGCAAGACTGCCACCGCCGCGCTGGGCCGGGCGCTGAGCGCCGCTGCGCTGCTGGCGATCATTCTCGGCAAGAAGGTGGACAGCCGGGTCAACCTGCGGGTGCAGGGTGACGGGCCGCTGGGCTGGCTGGTGGCCGAGGGCAGCGCCGAGGGTTGGGTGCGCGGCTACGTGCGCGAGCCGGACGCCGATCTGCCGCTGCGCGTCTCGGACGGCAAGCTCGACGTGAGCGGTTTGATCGGCAAGACCGGCGAACTGGCCGTGACCCGGCTCCTCGACAACGCCGAACCCTGGACCGGCAGCGTGGAACTCGTCAGCGGTGAGCTGGCCGAGGACGTGGCCTACTACCTGGCGTCCAGCGAGCAGATTCCCAGCGCGGTGCAGCTCGGCGTCTACGAGGAAGGCGGGCGGGTCGCGCGGGCGGGCGGATTGATCGTGCAGGCCATGCCCGGCGTCAGCGACGAGACCCTGGCAGCGCTGGAAGCCAACATCAAAACAATGGGGAGCTTCACCGACAACCTCCGCAGCGCTTCGCTGCTGGAAGTCATGGAGCGGGCGACCCAGGGACTCGACTTCGTGGTGGCCCCGCAGGCCCAGGCCGCCCAGTTCCAGTGCCGCTGCTCACGCGAGCGGGCGGTGGCCTCACTGACCTATTTCGGCATGCAGGAGCGCCAGAGCATGATGGAGGACGGCGGGCAGGAGGTCGTGTGTCACTGGTGCAACGAGCACTACCAGATCACCCCCGGCGAAATTGCCACGCTCGACACGCCGGAAGTGCGGGCGCAGGCCTGA
- a CDS encoding monothiol bacilliredoxin BrxC family protein, giving the protein MTQTDHNPNAKPAQVLVPLTTPEEVDGFLAEYPQAAVFKAGTCHKTMQGFGVLETFLAKHDLPVGFIRVVDWRPASNHVTELSGLQHQSPQFIIFKDGQPTFEVNNWDITPEQLGPVFEADVPVRQDAAQMSGAVAGEGNVAPYKQLMQAYVGGQLPDWEFQERYVNMFRDDASLRSQREFELLSHLFGDPDAYHGGLHQLGQPQARGDLKARVEALLSQL; this is encoded by the coding sequence ATGACCCAGACTGATCACAACCCGAACGCCAAGCCAGCCCAGGTGCTGGTGCCGCTGACCACCCCCGAGGAAGTGGACGGCTTCCTGGCCGAGTACCCCCAGGCCGCCGTCTTCAAGGCCGGAACCTGCCACAAGACCATGCAGGGCTTCGGCGTACTGGAAACCTTCCTGGCCAAGCATGACCTGCCGGTGGGCTTTATCCGGGTGGTGGACTGGCGTCCGGCCAGCAACCATGTGACCGAGCTGAGCGGTTTGCAGCACCAGTCGCCGCAGTTCATCATCTTCAAGGACGGCCAGCCCACCTTCGAAGTCAACAACTGGGACATCACGCCCGAGCAGCTCGGCCCGGTGTTCGAGGCTGACGTGCCGGTGCGCCAGGACGCGGCCCAGATGTCAGGCGCGGTGGCAGGCGAGGGCAATGTCGCGCCCTACAAGCAGTTGATGCAGGCCTATGTGGGCGGCCAGCTTCCCGACTGGGAATTTCAGGAGCGCTACGTCAACATGTTCCGTGACGACGCCAGCCTGCGCAGCCAGCGCGAGTTCGAGCTGCTCTCTCACCTGTTTGGCGACCCCGACGCCTATCACGGCGGCCTGCATCAGCTCGGCCAGCCGCAGGCCAGGGGCGACCTCAAGGCCCGCGTCGAGGCGTTGCTCAGTCAGCTCTGA
- a CDS encoding polyphosphate kinase 2 family protein — protein sequence MNLSDYRVSKKFKLSGISTDDTGKLERDRAERETAEIGAKLTELQDRLYAESQQSLLVVLQARDAGGKDGTVKHVFEPVNPQGIIVTNFKVPNEEDLKHDFLWRIHPHTPAAGMIAVFNRSHYEDVLVTRVHNIIDDQEAERRFGYIRNFETLLASRGTRILKLYLHISAEEQRSRLQDRLDNPEKNWKFNPADLKERGKWDEYTRAYEAALSATSTDAAPWYVIPADHKWYRNRVISQLLLDTLSDMNPQFPKPEFDLTNVTVGAI from the coding sequence ATGAATCTCTCAGACTACCGGGTGAGCAAGAAGTTCAAGCTCAGCGGCATTTCGACGGACGACACTGGCAAGCTTGAACGGGACAGGGCAGAGCGCGAGACTGCCGAGATCGGTGCCAAGCTGACCGAACTTCAAGACCGGCTCTACGCCGAGAGTCAACAGAGTCTGCTGGTGGTGTTGCAGGCACGCGACGCAGGCGGCAAGGACGGCACTGTCAAGCATGTCTTCGAGCCGGTCAATCCTCAGGGCATCATCGTGACCAACTTCAAGGTGCCGAACGAGGAAGACCTCAAGCACGACTTTCTGTGGCGCATTCACCCTCACACGCCCGCAGCGGGCATGATCGCCGTATTCAACCGCTCGCACTACGAGGACGTGCTGGTAACGCGGGTTCACAACATCATCGACGACCAGGAAGCCGAACGGCGCTTCGGATACATCCGCAACTTCGAGACGCTGCTGGCCAGCCGGGGCACCCGCATCCTCAAGCTGTACCTGCACATCAGCGCCGAGGAACAGCGCTCGCGTCTGCAAGACCGCCTGGACAACCCCGAGAAGAACTGGAAATTCAACCCCGCCGATCTCAAGGAGCGCGGCAAGTGGGACGAGTATACCCGTGCCTACGAGGCTGCCCTGAGCGCCACCAGCACCGACGCTGCACCCTGGTACGTCATTCCGGCAGACCACAAGTGGTATCGCAACCGCGTCATCTCTCAACTCCTGCTCGACACCCTCAGCGACATGAACCCGCAGTTTCCGAAACCGGAATTCGATCTGACCAACGTGACGGTGGGGGCAATCTGA